Proteins encoded together in one Benincasa hispida cultivar B227 chromosome 1, ASM972705v1, whole genome shotgun sequence window:
- the LOC120086870 gene encoding uncharacterized protein LOC120086870, which translates to MDRWSGILKVPLHPKSRKFYRVAASLCLSPTSKTLNVPCANAIFFNGDRVEGTGNPVIERLSNLQNIAEILVSKFGESTNAWVVEASDFNGAFAIYQDFIPSLNRWGEPKSYSPDGFPASLSTVSLLESCYNEVKKIIPWVKPVSKGTTISTLGCCTPKTIILGFSKGGTVVNQLVTELGSKDLIAADEDIPHSKQEPGVECSTLEEDQFISTTEQSFLKSITEIHYVDVGLNSHGAYLTDPEVIKRISSSLVQESRGIRFVLHGTPRQWCDSRRVWIRDEKEKMMSFLASEALRSGGNLQFCERFYFSGKPGDMQMHFEIIEKLDVS; encoded by the exons ATGGATCGTTGGAGTGGAATTTTGAAGGTTCCATTGCATCCGAAGAGCCGCAAGTTTTATCGAGTTGCAGCATCACTCTGCCTTTCCCCAACCTCCAAAACATTGAAT gttCCCTGTGCAAACGCCATCTTTTTCAATGGGGATCGGGTCGAAGGGACGGGGAATCCTGTGATTGAGAGATTGTCTAATCTGCAGAACATAGCTGAAATTTTAGTTTCGAAATTTGGAGAGTCCACTAATGCATGGGTTGTCGAGGCTTCTGATTTCAATGGAGCTTTTGCTATATATCAGGATTTTATACCGTCACTCAATCGGTGGGGAGAACCAAAATCATATTCTCCAGATGGGTTTCCTGCTTCTCTGTCAACCGTTTCACTTTTGGAAAGTTGCTACAATGAG GTAAAGAAGATAATTCCTTGGGTAAAACCTGTATCAAAGGGAACCACCATATCTACACTGGGCTGCTGCACCCCCAAAACAATCATTCTTGGATTTAGCAAGGGAGGTACTGTGGTTAACCAGCTAGTTACTGAACTTGGCTCCAAAGACTTGATAGCTGCTGATGAGGATATACCTCATTCCAAGCAAGAACCGGGTGTTGAATGTTCTACACTTGAAGAGGATCAGTTCATATCAACTACAGAACAAAGCTTTCTGAAAAGCATAACAGAGATTCATTATGTGGATGTTGGGTTGAACTCCCATGGTGCATACCTTACAGACCCTGAGGTAATCAAAAGAATCTCCAGCAGCCTTGTTCAGGAGTCGAGAGGAATCCGTTTTGTTCTTCATGGTACTCCAAGACAATGGTGTGACAGCAGAAGAGTTTGGATTCGAGATGAGAAGGAAAAAATGATGAGTTTTCTTGCGTCTGAAGCTCTGAGAAGTGGAGGAAACTTGCAGTTTTGTGagagattttatttttctgGTAAGCCAGGGGACATGCAAATGcattttgaaataattgaaaagttGGATGTTTCTTGA
- the LOC120076910 gene encoding uncharacterized protein LOC120076910: MGLEDGSKVKEEVLMEVSRCVEDGNAAQDKQSAGSCQDNIHDIEAPSFEPSMMLDRSEDMELDIIGCTENCEGGPSNECNVSTEYSSSFGDTVSGTDYGLLLDDEEVESQLYGDNNLQHMSNGYSEVFPRKKKLTAHWRKFIGPLMWRCRWLELQIKKLQSQSLKYDRELALYDQRKQSVYEHFSTEGFDVKSTGFSSHTQRHRVMKRKGRKKVEETTDIASYMAHHNLFSYYEKKRSLADDMSLEDTFFKLDKTRNIKRDDINDFGTMATDGWASSMLGDSDNNLKDVFLKIEAAQSKVHELKNRIDKVVNENPMKFSAINQLYSLASSDDPASPEDGNDKLVRSLHEASQHISEHALDVLMPETAIKTHGEVMLLPDMTQSADCGTTEKVLRQDSAVKEELQLSEGVKGQLIESQKLEEQKIISLAAVSQSDLTSNDKEPNTLHKTKSPSAAKPNSSKRTRKRGRRKIGSSKKNRKATG; this comes from the exons ATGGGACTTGAAGATGGATCAAAAGTGAAGGAGGAAGTTTTGATGGAGGTTTCAAGGTGTGTGGAGGACGGAAATGCTGCTCAAGATAAGCAGAGTGCAGGGAGTTGTCAGGATAACATTCATGACATAGAAGCTCCATCCTTTGAACCAAGTATGATGTTAGATAGAAGTGAGGATATGGAGCTTGATATTATTGGGTGTACAGAGAATTGTGAGGGAGGTCCTAGTAATGAATGCAATGTTTCAACTGAATATTCAAGCTCGTTTGGAGATACTGTATCTGGGACAGATTATGGTTTGTTATTGGATGATGAAGAAGTTGAATCCCAATTATATGGTGATAATAATTTGCAGCATATGTCTAATGGATACAGCGAAGTATTTCCGAG GAAGAAAAAGTTGACAGCTCACTGGAGGAAGTTTATAGGTCCTCTTATGTGGCGGTGTAGATGGTTAGAACTGCAAATTAAGAAACTTCAGTCTCAGTCGTTAAAATATGATAGAGAACTTGCATTATATGATCAAAGAAAGCAGTCTGTCTACGAACACTTCTCAACAGAAGGTTTTGATGTGAAGTCAACAGGATTCTCAAGTCACACTCAAAGACACAGGGTTAtgaaaagaaagggaaggaaGAAAGTTGAAGAGACTACTGATATAGCTTCATATATGGCACATCATAATCTGTTCTCCTATTATG AGAAGAAGAGGTCTCTTGCTGATGACATGTCTTTGGAAGatactttttttaaattag ACAAAACAAGAAATATAAAACGCGATGACATCAATGACTTTGGAACAATGGCAACTGACGGATGGGCATCTTCTATGTTGGGAGATAGTGATAATAATTTGAAAGACGTTTTTCTCAAAATTGAAGCTGCACAGTCAAAAGTTCATGAGTTGAAGAACAGAATTGACAAGGTGGTGAATGAAAATCCCATGAAGTTCTCTGCAATCAATCAGCTATACTCTCTGGCATCAAGCGATGATCCCGCTTCACCTGAAGATGGAAATGATAAGTTAGTTAGGTCTTTGCATGAAGCATCACAACACATATCTGAGCATGCATTAGATGTACTTATGCCCGAAACTGCAATTAAAACTCATGGAGAGGTCATGCTACTTCCTGATATGACGCAGAGCGCGGATTGTGGAACC ACTGAGAAAGTTCTGAGACAAGATTCCGCAGTCAAGGAAGAGTTGCAACTTTCCGAAGGGGTTAAAGGTCAGTTGATTGAATCTCAAAAATTAGAGGAGCAGAAAATCATTTCTCTAGCTGCAGTTTCTCAAAGTGACTTAACCTCAAACGACAAGGAACCCAACACGCTGCACAAAACAAAATCCCCTTCTGCTGCCAAGCCTAATTCATCTAAGAGAACAAGAAAGCGAGGAAGGCGAAAAATCGGTTCGAGCAAGAAGAACAGGAAAGCAACAGGTTAG